A region from the Paenibacillus humicola genome encodes:
- a CDS encoding NAD-dependent epimerase/dehydratase family protein: MKRILVTGAAGFLGSHLTKELLQRGHHLTGIDNLSSGKMEHINELLGSDRFRFIEYDVSDPGVLQLPGLSEVEEIYHMASPASPKFYQAAPFETIAANTIGTKNMLELARLNRSAMVFCSTSEAYGDPEISPQTEEYRGNVNTWGPRGCYDEAKRLGEVFCYEYWCRYQTRVKVARIFNTYSAGLRNDDGRVISNFVTQALSGSDITVYGDGSQKRSFCYVDDTVSALILMMETDQATGRIINIGNPEERTVLELAWLVQQMTETDSPITFHPLPQDDPKHRRPSIEKAKTLLGWEPAVSLEEGLRRTIHGYRSRGADRP, from the coding sequence GGATCGATAATCTCTCCTCGGGAAAAATGGAGCATATCAACGAGCTGCTGGGCAGCGACCGCTTTCGTTTTATCGAATATGACGTCAGCGATCCGGGCGTGCTTCAGCTTCCCGGGCTTTCTGAGGTGGAAGAAATTTACCATATGGCCTCTCCCGCTTCTCCGAAGTTTTATCAAGCCGCGCCATTCGAAACGATCGCCGCGAACACGATCGGCACAAAAAATATGCTCGAGCTCGCCCGGCTTAACCGGTCCGCGATGGTTTTCTGCAGCACGAGCGAAGCATACGGCGACCCGGAAATCAGTCCGCAAACCGAGGAATACCGGGGGAATGTCAATACATGGGGTCCGAGAGGCTGCTACGACGAAGCCAAGCGGCTCGGGGAAGTATTTTGCTACGAATATTGGTGCCGGTATCAGACCAGGGTCAAAGTCGCCCGCATCTTCAACACGTACTCGGCCGGACTGCGAAATGACGACGGCCGCGTCATCTCCAATTTTGTCACCCAGGCTTTGTCGGGCAGCGACATTACGGTATACGGAGACGGCTCGCAAAAGCGCTCGTTCTGCTACGTCGACGATACGGTCAGCGCGCTGATCCTGATGATGGAGACGGATCAGGCGACCGGACGGATCATCAATATCGGGAACCCGGAAGAGCGTACGGTGCTCGAGCTTGCCTGGCTCGTTCAGCAAATGACGGAAACGGACAGTCCGATCACCTTCCACCCGCTTCCGCAGGATGACCCGAAGCACCGCCGGCCGTCCATTGAGAAAGCGAAAACCCTATTAGGCTGGGAGCCCGCCGTTTCCTTGGAAGAAGGGCTGAGGCGGACGATACACGGCTACCGGTCTCGGGGAGCGGATCGGCCATGA
- a CDS encoding UDP-glucose dehydrogenase family protein: MKVVCIGSGYVGTVTAATFAKIGHSTTVIDIDPNKADLINAGKSPIFEPGLEELLQQLAGRLLTATTSFQPVREADAVFICVGTPSMTNGSADLQYVKKAAESIGRHLHPERFTVIVNKSTVPVGTADLVASIIEDSSGLRAEEQFAVVSNPEFLREGFAVQDVFFPDRIVVGAAGAQARSRLKALYRTIAERSGYKEMWKDSPFAAMLRSANPLYLETDPKSAEMIKYASNAFLAVKISYINEMAQLCEALGANVLDVAQGMGADSRIGGKFLQVSSGWSGSCLPKDTAEILAASRLYGCKLSVIEAAVEANRGMLSYCAGKLQRTLRTLNGKRIGILGLTFKPDTDDVRETQALSIIQKLLELGASISAYDPKGMEMFRKLHPDLPVRYCSRAEDTAVHADALVLITHWKEFRSLDWKAIGREMRNPYILDTRNDLNGPELRSLGFRYEGIGI; encoded by the coding sequence ATGAAGGTCGTTTGTATCGGCTCGGGCTACGTCGGAACGGTAACCGCCGCCACCTTCGCGAAAATCGGCCATTCCACAACCGTCATCGATATCGACCCGAACAAGGCGGATCTGATCAACGCCGGGAAGTCCCCCATTTTCGAGCCCGGCTTGGAAGAGCTTCTCCAGCAGCTTGCCGGCCGCCTGCTGACCGCGACGACCTCGTTCCAGCCCGTTCGTGAAGCCGATGCCGTGTTTATTTGCGTGGGCACTCCGTCCATGACGAACGGCTCGGCGGATTTGCAGTATGTGAAGAAAGCCGCGGAAAGCATCGGCAGGCACCTGCATCCCGAACGGTTTACCGTCATCGTCAACAAATCCACCGTCCCCGTCGGCACAGCGGACCTCGTTGCGTCGATTATCGAAGATTCGTCCGGGCTGCGGGCCGAGGAGCAATTTGCCGTCGTCAGCAACCCCGAGTTTCTGAGGGAAGGCTTTGCGGTACAGGATGTCTTTTTCCCCGACCGGATCGTTGTGGGAGCCGCCGGCGCTCAGGCTAGAAGCAGGCTCAAAGCATTGTACCGGACCATTGCGGAACGAAGCGGATATAAAGAAATGTGGAAGGATTCTCCCTTCGCGGCGATGCTCCGGTCCGCCAACCCCCTTTATTTGGAGACCGATCCGAAAAGCGCGGAAATGATCAAATACGCCTCGAACGCCTTCCTTGCCGTCAAAATCAGCTACATCAACGAAATGGCGCAGCTCTGCGAAGCGCTGGGAGCGAACGTGCTGGATGTGGCCCAAGGGATGGGTGCGGATTCGCGAATCGGCGGGAAATTCCTGCAGGTGTCCAGCGGGTGGAGCGGCAGCTGCCTGCCGAAGGATACGGCGGAAATATTGGCCGCGAGCCGGCTGTACGGCTGCAAGCTGTCGGTTATCGAAGCGGCCGTGGAAGCGAACCGGGGCATGCTGTCCTACTGCGCCGGGAAGCTGCAGCGGACTCTCCGTACGTTAAACGGCAAGCGAATCGGGATATTGGGATTGACATTCAAGCCGGATACCGACGACGTCCGCGAGACCCAGGCATTGTCCATCATCCAGAAGCTGCTGGAGCTTGGCGCTTCGATCTCGGCGTACGATCCGAAAGGAATGGAGATGTTTCGGAAGCTTCATCCCGATCTGCCGGTCCGTTACTGCAGCCGCGCGGAGGATACGGCCGTTCACGCCGATGCGCTCGTCTTGATCACGCATTGGAAGGAGTTTCGGAGCCTGGACTGGAAAGCGATCGGCCGGGAGATGCGGAATCCTTATATACTGGATACGCGCAACGATTTGAACGGCCCGGAGCTGCGTTCGCTCGGCTTCCGGTATGAAGGAATCGGGATTTAA
- a CDS encoding glycosyltransferase: MLSLIVPTFNRAAYVSKALKSFVNQTLDRSRVEILIIDNNSTDGTKQAVQTAMRSAPCRWRYIREPRQGLHYARNRGITEAQGEIVVFGDDDIIADPAWLSGLFREFETHPSTGIAGGKIVPIWGREPEPWVFDYGTADLHACFAYLNYGEERLVMTDGYVFGCNFAIRRQLALEVGGSFPDTFPAKFKHLAGTGESGMMDEGRRLGWDAVYLPDAVVYHHIDASRISLAYFVDRYERWAVEDVYEAFRSMSKSDAASHLVLLASERLAYVDTDSQGKINPDYYRTIRRHWAYQVLKQTCRVLAEPSLYEHITRKSYL; encoded by the coding sequence ATGCTTTCCCTGATCGTTCCAACCTTCAACCGGGCAGCATACGTTTCGAAGGCGCTGAAATCGTTTGTTAACCAGACGCTGGACCGCAGCAGGGTTGAAATCCTGATCATCGATAATAACAGCACCGACGGAACGAAACAGGCCGTCCAGACTGCGATGAGATCCGCACCATGCAGGTGGCGCTATATAAGGGAACCAAGACAAGGTCTTCATTATGCGCGAAACCGGGGGATTACCGAGGCACAGGGAGAAATTGTCGTCTTCGGGGACGATGATATCATCGCGGACCCCGCGTGGCTCTCCGGCCTGTTTCGCGAATTCGAGACGCATCCGTCAACCGGAATTGCAGGGGGCAAAATCGTGCCGATATGGGGCAGGGAGCCCGAGCCGTGGGTATTTGATTACGGCACCGCGGACCTGCATGCATGCTTCGCTTATCTGAATTATGGAGAAGAGCGGCTGGTCATGACGGACGGCTACGTGTTCGGCTGCAACTTTGCCATCCGGCGCCAGCTGGCTTTGGAGGTCGGCGGAAGCTTCCCGGATACTTTTCCCGCCAAATTCAAGCATTTGGCGGGAACCGGAGAATCCGGGATGATGGACGAGGGAAGGAGACTCGGATGGGACGCCGTCTATTTGCCGGACGCGGTCGTATATCATCATATCGATGCTTCCCGGATATCGCTGGCCTATTTCGTGGACCGGTATGAGCGTTGGGCGGTGGAAGACGTCTATGAGGCGTTCCGGTCCATGAGTAAAAGCGACGCCGCTTCGCACCTGGTGCTGCTCGCTTCCGAAAGGCTGGCGTACGTCGATACGGATAGCCAAGGGAAAATCAATCCCGACTATTATCGAACCATTCGGCGCCACTGGGCTTACCAGGTCCTGAAACAAACGTGCAGGGTGCTCGCCGAGCCATCGTTATACGAGCATATTACCCGAAAAAGCTATTTATAG